Proteins encoded together in one Phyllostomus discolor isolate MPI-MPIP mPhyDis1 chromosome 6, mPhyDis1.pri.v3, whole genome shotgun sequence window:
- the LOC114500081 gene encoding olfactory receptor 51G2, protein MTLGPLENNSSIASSFLLSGIPGLEHMHIWISIPLCLIYLVSILGNCTIVFIIKTEPSLHEPMYLFLSMLAVTDLGLSLCTLPTVLGIFWIGARDIGHEACFAQLFFIHCLSFLESSVLLSMAFDRFVAICHPLRYASILTNTVIGRIGLASLGRSVALIFPLPFMLRRFPYCGSLVLSHSYCLHQEVMKLACADIKANSIYGMFVIVSTVGVDSLLILFSYALILRTVLSIASKVERFKALNTCVSHICAVLLFYSPMIGLSIIHRFGKQAPHLVQVIMGFVYLLFPPLMNPIIYSVKTKQIRDRVTHVFC, encoded by the coding sequence ATGACATTGGGACCCCTGGAAAACAACAGTAGTattgcttcctccttcctgctgagtGGCATTCCCGGGCTGGAACACATGCACATCTGGATCTCCATCCCATTATGTCTCATATATCTGGTTTCCATCCTGGGCAACTGCAcaattgtttttatcattaaaacgGAGCCTTCACTCCATGAACCAATGTACCTTTTCCTGTCCATGCTGGCTGTGACTGACCTAGGTCTGTCTCTTTGCACACTTCCTACAGTGCTGGGCATATTTTGGATTGGGGCACGAGATATTGGTCATGAGGCTTGTTTTGCCCAActctttttcattcattgtttGTCTTTCCTGGAGTCCTCTGTGCTACTGTCCATGGCCTTTGACCGCTTCGTGGCCATCTGTCATCCCTTGCGCTATGCTTCCATTCTCACCAATACAGTCATTGGCAGAATTGGCCTAGCTTCCCTGGGCCGCAGTGTAGCACTCATTTTCCCATTGCCTTTTATGCTCAGAAGATTCCCTTACTGTGGCTCACTGGTCCTCTCACATTCCTATTGTCTCCATCAAGAGGTGATGAAATTGGCCTGTGCAGATATCAAAGCCAACAGCATCTATGGCATGTTTGTTATTGTTTCCACAGTGGGTGTAGACTCACTGCTCATTCTCTTTTCCTATGCCTTGATTCTGCGTACAGTGCTGTCCATTGCATCCAAGGTGGAGAGATTCAAAGCTCTTAACACCTGTGTTTCCCACATCTGTGCTGTGCTTCTCTTCTACTCTCCCATGATTGGCTTGTCCATCATCCATCGCTTTGGGAAGCAGGCACCTCATCTGGTCCAAGTTATCATGGGCTTTGTGTATCTTTTATTCCCTCCCCTAATGAACCCTATCATTTACAGTGTGAAGACAAAACAGATCCGAGATCGTGTGACCCATGTCTTTTGTTAG